One genomic segment of Capricornis sumatraensis isolate serow.1 chromosome X, serow.2, whole genome shotgun sequence includes these proteins:
- the LOC138071565 gene encoding histone H2B.3-like, with protein sequence MENGGSTVSAPSSDSHEEDVITIETSTSEIEPSEMEMAKAETSKPEPYDAEPRKAKQKIAKGRRCRRRRCRQGNFSSFATYFPRVLKQVHTGLSLSRESVNILDSFVKDMFERIAEEAGRLAHSNKRCTIMTEDIQTAVRLLLPGELGKYATSEATKSVIRYHTCR encoded by the coding sequence ATGGAGAATGGTGGCTCTACCGTGTCTGCACCATCCTCTGACAGCCATGAGGAAGACGTGATCACCATAGAAACCAGCACCTCCGAAATTGAGCCCTCTGAAATGGAGATGGCGAAAGCAGAGACCTCCAAACCAGAGCCGTATGATGCGGAACCAAGAAAGGCAAAGCAGAAGATAGCTAAGGGCCGCCGTTGCCGTCGCCGCCGCTGCCGTCAGGGCAATTTCTCAAGCTTTGCTACCTATTTCCCTAGAGTGCTGAAGCAAGTACATACAGGCCTGAGTCTTTCCCGTGAGTCCGTGAACATCCTGGATTCGTTTGTGAAAGATATGTTCGAGCGGATTGCCGAAGAGGCCGGGCGCCTGGCCCACAGCAACAAGCGCTGCACCATCATGACCGAAGACATCCAGACAGCTGTGCGTCTTCTGTTGCCTGGGGAGCTCGGCAAGTATGCCACGTCCGAGGCCACCAAGTCGGTCATCAGATACCACACCTGCAGATGA